A genomic region of Haliotis asinina isolate JCU_RB_2024 chromosome 1, JCU_Hal_asi_v2, whole genome shotgun sequence contains the following coding sequences:
- the LOC137278561 gene encoding uncharacterized protein has protein sequence MSCGVFLMVSMYFSVTVSSVTFTTQGYNEFVNPMIFGFDIRGKDWITFRIMARWDFNIKLYFRGQEMYRMLLGGWANTKNRFYVFGTHADVPGKVFTQTGFDQFWTSWEDGHFKVGRGSLKDADILFSDAGYTVPGVDSFTVNAPSGSFIFEYDNCTSPPHIEKLDGVRFTRGFVLRTYSDVSRVFCITECVLKNRCFGLSFNGVDSDCELFTTPFNRTDLLSTPGWATHIFPDIKLYA, from the exons ATGTCGTGTGGAGTGTTTCtaatggtatccatgtatttcTCCGTAACAG TCTCCTCAGTAACGTTCACCACACAAGGGTACAATGAATTTGTCAACCCCATGATCTTTGGCTTTGATATTCGGGGAAAGGACTGGATCACCTTCAGGATCATGGCGCGCTGGGACTTCAACATTAAACTGTACTTCCGAGGCCAAGAGATGTACCGAATGCTACTTGGAGGCTGGGCCAACACTAAAAACCGATTCTATGTATTTGGGACGCATGCAGACGTCCCTGGGAAAGTCTTCACCCAAACTGGCTTTGATCAGTTTTGGACGTCTTGGGAAGACGGGCATTTTAAAGTTGGTCGTGGCAGCTTAAAGGATGCTGACATTCTCTTCAGCGATGCTGGGTACACAGTTCCTGGCGTCGACAGCTTCACTGTGAATGCGCCGAGCGGTTCATTTATTTTCG AATATGACAACTGCACCAGCCCACCTCACATCGAGAAACTTGACGGGGTGAGATTTACCCGGGGGTTTGTACTGAGGACCTACTCCGACGTCTCCCGAGTCTTCTGTATCACGGAGTGTGTCCTTAAGAACAGATGTTTCGGCCTCAGTTTCAACGGGGTCGACAGTGACTGTGAACTATTTACAACCCCCTTCAACAGAACAGATTTATTATCAACACCAGGCTGGGCGACACATATCTTCCCTGATATTAAATTATATGCCTGA